One genomic region from Mycobacterium basiliense encodes:
- a CDS encoding acyl-CoA dehydrogenase family protein: MDVRLTAEQQQLRDAAAKMADELGPGSVQDLADKNRRALLDRQIDLAGWRSLRSDGASGVEVAVVAEEFGRRLVDAAFLGPVLADDLARHLDVDVPGVTIGVGAHAFDTRGYRRALLLAGSRVVAADLDSGTTAADLTRLAAEIVGSPVVLGEIAADAAQRWHALAQVATAADLVGGARGVHAVACDYAKLREQYGKPIGSYQAVAHLLAESLALIEGSVSVLRHAAWAVDELTPGEAVHAARVAKVYCARATRTVCETAVQVHGGIGNTWDCLVHVYLRRALTSTELWPASLKEVGLGFS, translated from the coding sequence ATGGACGTACGTTTGACAGCTGAGCAGCAGCAGCTGCGTGACGCCGCAGCGAAAATGGCGGATGAGCTTGGTCCCGGATCGGTGCAAGACCTGGCCGACAAGAATCGACGTGCGCTTCTGGACAGACAGATTGACCTGGCGGGCTGGCGTTCGCTGCGCTCCGATGGAGCGTCCGGCGTTGAGGTCGCGGTCGTCGCCGAGGAATTCGGGCGCCGGCTGGTGGACGCCGCGTTTCTTGGCCCGGTGCTGGCCGACGACCTAGCCCGCCACCTCGACGTCGACGTGCCCGGCGTAACCATCGGCGTCGGCGCTCATGCCTTCGATACCCGCGGATATCGGCGTGCACTACTGCTCGCCGGTTCTCGTGTCGTGGCCGCCGATCTGGATTCCGGCACTACCGCAGCGGATTTGACCAGACTCGCGGCCGAGATCGTCGGATCACCGGTGGTTCTCGGCGAGATCGCCGCCGATGCCGCCCAACGATGGCACGCGCTGGCGCAGGTCGCCACGGCGGCGGACTTGGTAGGCGGTGCGCGCGGCGTGCACGCCGTCGCATGCGACTACGCAAAGCTTCGGGAACAATACGGCAAACCGATCGGTTCCTATCAGGCTGTTGCCCACCTACTGGCGGAAAGTCTCGCCCTGATCGAAGGTTCGGTCAGTGTGTTGCGGCATGCCGCATGGGCGGTGGACGAACTCACGCCGGGTGAAGCCGTGCACGCGGCCCGCGTCGCGAAAGTGTATTGCGCGCGTGCAACTCGAACCGTGTGCGAGACCGCGGTACAGGTACATGGTGGCATTGGTAACACCTGGGACTGCCTGGTGCACGTGTACCTGCGTCGCGCGCTGACATCGACCGAGCTGTGGCCGGCGAGCTTGAAGGAGGTCGGTCTTGGATTTTCGTGA
- a CDS encoding class I adenylate-forming enzyme family protein: MTEPAALAFEDRRYSLPDLDASAGALAAALRKAGVIAGERVALMASNRPEFVAALLGIWRLGATALLISPAWKRDEVDHALALTEPAHAMGDQPVLADLMPMLHLDEPITAGASVVGPSASEGDAVLVFSSGTTGLPKAVRHTHASLAASVRHWRDALQLTARDRIQIATPPSHILGLLNILTALRTGAWLRLHRRFDVDRMLQHIETDRITVEMAVAPIALAIAAHPRLESYDLSSLRFIMWGATPISASVAETVTTRTGVGWVPAYGTTELPVIACSPLDDARLDTVGRAVPGVQLRVVSLDTGQPVDSGAAGEIQARSASLMAGYLPAAATAEVRCGGWYRTGDVGWLDDDGWLRITDRLKEMIKVRGFQVAPAEIEKVLHGHPAVRDCGVFGVPDGPDGEAVVAAVATQAPVDAAELIARVEAKLASYKRLKRVVFVAEIPRLPSGKVLRRVLKEHYGRTFDS; this comes from the coding sequence GTGACCGAGCCGGCCGCGCTCGCGTTCGAGGATCGGCGATATAGCCTGCCCGACCTGGACGCATCGGCCGGTGCTCTGGCCGCAGCTCTGCGCAAAGCGGGTGTCATCGCCGGCGAACGGGTTGCGCTCATGGCGTCCAACCGGCCGGAGTTCGTCGCCGCATTGCTCGGGATCTGGCGGCTTGGAGCGACCGCGCTCCTGATCAGTCCCGCCTGGAAGCGTGACGAGGTCGACCACGCCCTCGCGCTGACCGAGCCGGCCCATGCCATGGGCGACCAGCCGGTGCTTGCCGACCTGATGCCGATGCTGCACCTCGACGAACCGATCACCGCCGGTGCATCGGTGGTTGGACCGTCGGCGTCGGAGGGCGACGCGGTGCTGGTGTTCAGTTCCGGAACCACGGGGCTGCCAAAGGCGGTCCGGCACACCCATGCATCGCTGGCCGCCTCCGTTCGCCATTGGCGGGACGCGTTGCAGCTCACCGCACGCGACCGCATCCAGATCGCGACACCGCCTTCGCACATCCTCGGCCTGCTCAACATCCTGACCGCGTTGCGGACCGGCGCTTGGCTGCGCCTGCATCGGCGCTTCGACGTGGACCGGATGTTGCAGCACATCGAAACCGACCGCATCACAGTCGAAATGGCGGTGGCTCCCATTGCGCTGGCAATCGCCGCGCATCCGCGGCTGGAGTCCTACGACTTGTCGTCACTGCGGTTCATCATGTGGGGTGCCACGCCGATCAGCGCGAGCGTCGCCGAGACGGTGACGACGCGTACCGGCGTCGGATGGGTGCCCGCCTACGGCACCACGGAGCTGCCGGTGATCGCGTGCAGTCCACTCGATGATGCGCGGCTAGACACTGTCGGGCGCGCGGTACCGGGAGTGCAACTGCGGGTCGTCTCGCTGGACACGGGTCAGCCCGTGGATTCGGGCGCGGCGGGTGAGATTCAGGCGCGGTCGGCTTCCCTGATGGCGGGCTATTTGCCGGCAGCAGCGACCGCCGAGGTCCGGTGCGGCGGCTGGTATCGGACCGGTGACGTCGGCTGGCTGGACGACGACGGCTGGCTGCGAATTACCGACCGACTCAAAGAGATGATCAAGGTGCGCGGATTCCAAGTCGCGCCCGCTGAAATCGAGAAGGTCTTGCATGGCCATCCTGCGGTTAGGGATTGCGGGGTATTCGGCGTCCCCGACGGTCCCGACGGCGAGGCCGTTGTCGCCGCGGTCGCCACCCAGGCACCGGTCGACGCCGCCGAACTCATCGCCCGGGTGGAGGCCAAGCTCGCGTCCTACAAGCGACTAAAGCGAGTGGTGTTCGTAGCCGAGATCCCTCGTCTGCCCTCTGGCAAGGTGTTGCGCCGGGTGCTCAAGGAGCATTATGGACGTACGTTTGACAGCTGA
- a CDS encoding 2Fe-2S iron-sulfur cluster-binding protein: protein MAQPGMVTIHLDRKMVSVPLVPGETLLECARRAGLDPPFNCEAGNCGTCMARLTEGGATMRINDALDDSEVADGYILTCQGIPDTPSITVRYE from the coding sequence ATGGCGCAACCAGGCATGGTGACGATCCACCTCGACCGCAAGATGGTGTCCGTACCGCTGGTCCCCGGCGAGACCCTTTTGGAGTGCGCGCGAAGGGCCGGTCTGGACCCACCGTTCAACTGCGAGGCCGGCAACTGCGGCACCTGCATGGCCCGGCTCACCGAGGGCGGCGCGACCATGCGGATCAATGACGCGCTCGACGACAGCGAGGTGGCCGACGGGTACATTCTGACCTGCCAGGGCATTCCGGACACTCCGTCGATCACTGTGCGCTACGAGTAG
- a CDS encoding CaiB/BaiF CoA transferase family protein encodes MKPTGPLAGIRILEVGTMLAGPYAAMLLADFGADVVKIEPPGGEISRAVGDSYFASLNRNKSSICLDLNSEAGQRRLGELAAESHALLVNLKPSAIRRLGLTYEALRRWNERIVCVAITGFGLCGGDDPAFDYVIQAASGTAALTGEPDGPPILPGYSSADNSTGMCAALGLLAAIISGRGGQVDVPLFDVMLSQLNYHAAAYLNDGAEPQRRPHGAHSYYVPAQLFPTAEGYLALFVTHDGFWKSFADEAGINGFVTMAERASRRDEVIATVTSVLAADTATGWERRLRPLGVPAAAVRTLSQALRENPESIIRAGDFRLVGNPVQLSGYRPQYRPAPQLR; translated from the coding sequence GTGAAGCCCACCGGCCCGTTGGCGGGAATACGCATCCTCGAGGTCGGAACGATGTTGGCCGGTCCGTACGCCGCCATGCTGTTGGCCGATTTCGGCGCCGACGTCGTCAAGATCGAACCTCCTGGGGGCGAGATCTCGCGCGCGGTCGGCGACAGCTACTTCGCCAGCCTCAACCGCAACAAGTCGAGCATCTGTCTTGATCTGAATTCTGAAGCGGGACAGCGCCGATTGGGTGAGTTGGCGGCCGAGTCACACGCGCTGCTGGTGAATCTGAAACCCTCGGCAATCCGCCGGTTGGGGTTGACCTATGAGGCGCTGCGGCGGTGGAACGAACGGATCGTTTGCGTGGCGATTACCGGCTTCGGATTGTGCGGCGGTGATGATCCGGCGTTCGACTACGTGATTCAGGCGGCCAGCGGTACCGCGGCGCTCACCGGCGAACCGGACGGTCCGCCCATCTTGCCGGGCTACTCGTCAGCCGACAATTCCACCGGAATGTGTGCGGCGCTGGGACTGCTAGCGGCCATCATCTCGGGTCGTGGCGGACAGGTGGATGTGCCCCTGTTCGACGTCATGCTCTCGCAGCTGAACTACCACGCGGCCGCCTACCTGAACGACGGTGCCGAGCCGCAGCGCCGACCGCACGGCGCGCACTCGTACTACGTCCCGGCCCAGCTATTCCCCACTGCCGAAGGTTATCTGGCGTTATTCGTCACCCACGACGGATTCTGGAAGTCTTTTGCCGACGAGGCCGGCATCAATGGCTTCGTGACCATGGCCGAGCGGGCATCCCGGCGCGATGAGGTGATCGCCACGGTGACGTCAGTGTTGGCAGCCGACACCGCAACCGGGTGGGAGCGCCGACTACGTCCGCTGGGGGTGCCGGCGGCGGCCGTTCGTACCTTGTCGCAGGCGTTGAGGGAAAATCCCGAATCGATCATTCGTGCAGGTGATTTCCGTCTGGTCGGTAACCCGGTCCAGCTGTCGGGCTATCGGCCGCAGTACCGCCCGGCGCCACAGCTCCGGTAG
- a CDS encoding TIGR03564 family F420-dependent LLM class oxidoreductase, protein MRIGVMVGPERGDSARKVSRMLADIDWAESAGLDSAWIPQIPNDFDALLAVALMGMRTHRIELGTAVVPLQAQHPIALARQALSVHAATGGRLVLGVGPSHHWIIDDMLGIAYRRPAAYTRDYLEVLAAAFANPGPVDVQNATFRVHNPLDLGPVAPLPVLIAALGPVMLTIAGERADGTVLWMADERAVAEHVRPRIIKAADNAGRPAPRIVAGIPVCLCAAGEVDAARERANRILGEAEVSPNYQRLLGYGDANDVGDICAAGDEDAILARFRRFADAGVTDLSVRLLPIGDDREELVASKRRTRELIAELATELR, encoded by the coding sequence GTGCGTATCGGAGTAATGGTCGGACCCGAGCGCGGGGACTCGGCGCGCAAGGTCTCCCGGATGTTGGCCGATATCGACTGGGCCGAGAGTGCCGGCCTGGACAGTGCCTGGATTCCGCAGATTCCCAACGATTTTGACGCGCTGTTGGCGGTCGCCCTCATGGGGATGCGCACCCATCGGATCGAACTAGGGACAGCGGTTGTTCCGTTACAGGCGCAGCATCCCATCGCGTTGGCCCGCCAAGCACTATCGGTGCACGCGGCAACGGGTGGTCGCCTGGTACTCGGTGTCGGGCCGTCGCATCACTGGATCATCGATGACATGCTCGGGATTGCCTACCGGCGACCAGCGGCCTACACCCGCGACTACCTCGAGGTGCTGGCCGCTGCGTTTGCCAACCCCGGCCCGGTTGATGTGCAGAACGCGACATTTCGGGTGCACAACCCGTTGGACCTGGGACCGGTGGCACCCTTGCCGGTGCTGATCGCAGCACTCGGGCCGGTAATGCTGACCATTGCGGGCGAGCGGGCCGACGGTACCGTGCTGTGGATGGCCGACGAACGCGCGGTGGCCGAACATGTCCGGCCGCGGATCATCAAGGCCGCCGACAACGCCGGACGCCCCGCTCCGCGCATCGTTGCCGGAATTCCCGTATGCCTGTGCGCGGCAGGCGAGGTCGACGCTGCACGAGAGCGCGCCAACCGCATTTTGGGTGAAGCCGAGGTTTCACCGAACTACCAGCGGCTGCTCGGATATGGGGACGCCAATGACGTCGGCGACATCTGCGCGGCCGGCGACGAGGACGCAATCTTGGCTCGATTCCGGCGATTCGCGGATGCCGGCGTCACGGATTTGTCGGTGCGGCTACTGCCGATCGGTGACGACCGGGAGGAGCTGGTGGCCTCCAAACGCCGCACCCGCGAGCTGATCGCCGAGCTGGCAACGGAGTTACGGTGA
- a CDS encoding cobalamin B12-binding domain-containing protein, with amino-acid sequence MAARILVAKPGLDGHDRGAKIVARTLRDAGFEVIYTGIRQRIEDIASIAVQEDVAVVGLSILSGAHLALTARTIEALRAADAEDIAVVVGGTIPHADVPKLMSAGAAAVFPTGTPLDTLVRDICALIGTPQPAPQPGSEESCVSE; translated from the coding sequence ATGGCCGCGCGGATTCTGGTCGCCAAACCCGGTCTGGACGGACACGACCGCGGCGCCAAGATCGTCGCCCGCACCCTGCGTGACGCCGGTTTCGAGGTCATCTACACCGGCATCCGGCAACGCATCGAAGACATCGCGTCAATCGCTGTCCAAGAGGACGTGGCCGTCGTGGGCCTGAGCATCCTGTCCGGTGCCCATCTGGCGCTCACCGCACGCACCATCGAAGCGCTGCGCGCCGCCGATGCCGAAGACATTGCCGTCGTTGTCGGCGGGACGATTCCACATGCCGATGTGCCCAAACTGATGTCCGCCGGTGCGGCGGCGGTATTCCCTACCGGGACACCGCTGGACACACTCGTGCGTGACATCTGTGCGCTGATTGGCACGCCGCAACCTGCCCCGCAACCGGGCTCGGAGGAATCGTGCGTATCGGAGTAA
- a CDS encoding methylmalonyl-CoA mutase family protein: protein MDNVQTPSGIPLEPMYGPQDGRPDLPPPGDFPFTRGNFASGYRGKLWTFRQYSGFGTAEESNRRYRYLLDQGGTGLSVALDLPTQCGYDSDDADFGEEVGRVGVAVDTLADAEILFDAIPLDKISTSMTINGTAAILLAFYVAAAEKKGIPRAKLTGTIQNDILKEYASRGTWIWPPEPSLRLIADTIEFCAAEVPKFNAISVAGAHFRDAGATAVQEMAFTLADGVTYCDTVVARGRMSIDAFAPQISFFFYTHGDFFEEIAKYRAGRRRWATIVRERYGAKTDKASMFRFGCVCGGASLYAPQAHNNVVRVAYEAMAAVLGGVQSMFTAAWDEPFALPTEESTTLALRTQQILAYETGVANVADPLGGSYFVEALTDATEARIIEIMSDLERHGGMVNAIEDGYLQGLIADEAFRIHRDVEAGTRPVVGVNRFVSAEPEPDVVTYELDAEGRDLQLKRLAKVKAERDGSAVQSSLASLSRGADGGDNLMHRLIDCANAYCTVGEMVSALKAVWGEFQQPVVF from the coding sequence ATGGATAATGTGCAAACCCCATCCGGCATACCGCTCGAGCCGATGTACGGTCCGCAGGATGGTCGGCCGGACCTTCCGCCGCCGGGCGATTTCCCTTTCACCCGGGGTAACTTCGCCTCCGGGTACCGCGGCAAGCTGTGGACGTTTCGGCAATACTCCGGCTTTGGTACCGCCGAGGAATCCAATCGCCGCTACCGCTACCTGCTCGATCAGGGCGGGACAGGACTGTCGGTGGCGCTCGATCTGCCCACTCAGTGCGGTTACGACTCCGACGATGCGGACTTCGGTGAGGAGGTCGGGCGGGTGGGTGTCGCGGTCGACACCCTGGCTGACGCCGAGATTCTGTTCGACGCCATCCCGCTGGACAAGATCAGCACGAGCATGACCATCAATGGGACCGCGGCAATCCTGCTGGCGTTCTATGTGGCCGCCGCCGAGAAAAAGGGCATCCCGCGGGCAAAACTCACCGGGACGATTCAAAACGACATACTCAAGGAGTACGCCTCGCGTGGGACCTGGATCTGGCCGCCGGAGCCCTCGCTGCGACTCATCGCCGACACCATCGAGTTTTGCGCGGCCGAGGTCCCGAAATTCAACGCGATCTCGGTGGCGGGGGCGCATTTTCGTGATGCCGGGGCCACCGCCGTTCAAGAGATGGCGTTCACCTTGGCTGACGGCGTTACCTACTGCGATACCGTGGTAGCACGTGGCCGAATGTCCATTGACGCGTTCGCGCCGCAGATCTCGTTCTTCTTCTATACCCATGGCGACTTCTTCGAAGAGATCGCCAAATACCGTGCGGGACGGCGTCGTTGGGCGACCATCGTACGTGAACGCTACGGGGCGAAGACGGACAAGGCATCGATGTTCCGCTTTGGCTGCGTGTGTGGCGGCGCGTCGCTGTATGCACCACAGGCGCACAACAACGTCGTCCGCGTCGCCTATGAGGCCATGGCGGCGGTGTTGGGTGGCGTGCAGTCGATGTTCACCGCGGCTTGGGATGAGCCCTTTGCGCTACCGACCGAGGAATCCACCACCCTGGCACTGCGTACCCAGCAGATCCTCGCCTACGAAACCGGCGTGGCCAACGTCGCCGACCCGCTCGGCGGTTCCTATTTTGTCGAGGCGCTCACCGACGCCACCGAAGCCCGCATCATCGAGATCATGTCCGACCTCGAGCGCCACGGCGGCATGGTCAACGCCATCGAGGACGGGTACCTGCAGGGCCTCATCGCCGACGAAGCCTTTCGGATCCACCGGGACGTCGAGGCGGGCACCCGGCCGGTTGTCGGGGTCAACCGGTTCGTTTCGGCGGAGCCTGAGCCAGACGTCGTCACCTATGAGCTCGACGCCGAGGGCCGCGATCTTCAGCTCAAGCGGCTGGCCAAGGTCAAGGCCGAAAGAGACGGCAGCGCAGTGCAATCCAGCCTAGCCTCGTTGTCGCGGGGTGCCGACGGCGGCGATAACTTGATGCACCGGCTGATCGACTGCGCCAACGCCTACTGCACGGTCGGTGAGATGGTCTCGGCGCTCAAGGCGGTATGGGGCGAATTCCAGCAACCGGTGGTGTTCTAG
- a CDS encoding amidase codes for MAVRRPSAADIDAAARHFGFHFDGGSERDYLGAVLAMLASYDVVDELYDDLARPPVSPRDYRFLERGDNPLGAWYVSTDISTGAQGPLSGRTVAIKDNIAVAGVPMMNGSRAMEGLIPSRDATVVRRLLDAGAIVSGKSVCEDLCCSGSSFTSASGPVRNPWDPMREAGGSSSGSAALLAAGEVELALGGDQGGSVRIPASLCGIVGFKPTYGLVPYTGAFPIERTIDHLGPMTRTVADAALMLSVIAGPDGEDPRQPGEVPAVNYRAELTGAVEGLRVGILTEGFGQQESNPNVDELVRSAAHRFSEIGCTVGEISVPWHRKAFHIFTVVITDGAAYQMLDGNGYGLGADGSYDPELMAHFARQRLINADELASTVKATALCGRYGLTTLGGASYAKARNLLPHARAAYDDALDQYDVLVMPTVPGTAEALPTGGPQDFALLAHAHGKAINTSPMDVTGHPAISVPAGLVDGLPAGMMIMGKRFHDATVLKLADAFESLCGGFPSAPVMPTS; via the coding sequence ATGGCCGTTAGGAGACCATCGGCGGCTGACATCGATGCCGCGGCGCGACACTTCGGCTTTCACTTCGACGGCGGCTCCGAACGGGACTACCTGGGCGCCGTCCTGGCCATGTTGGCGTCCTACGACGTGGTCGACGAGCTCTACGACGACCTCGCGCGGCCACCGGTATCCCCACGCGACTACCGATTCCTGGAACGCGGCGACAACCCCCTCGGCGCATGGTACGTCAGCACCGACATCAGCACCGGGGCCCAGGGACCGCTATCGGGCAGGACGGTGGCCATCAAAGACAACATCGCCGTTGCCGGCGTCCCAATGATGAACGGATCGCGGGCGATGGAGGGTCTCATCCCCAGCCGGGATGCGACGGTCGTCCGGCGGCTGCTCGACGCGGGAGCCATCGTTTCGGGCAAGAGCGTCTGCGAGGATCTGTGCTGCTCCGGTTCCAGCTTCACATCAGCTTCGGGCCCGGTGCGCAACCCGTGGGATCCGATGCGGGAAGCGGGCGGGTCATCCAGCGGTAGCGCCGCGCTGCTCGCCGCCGGAGAGGTCGAGCTGGCGCTCGGTGGCGACCAGGGCGGCTCGGTTCGGATTCCGGCATCGCTGTGTGGCATCGTCGGATTCAAACCGACGTACGGGTTGGTCCCCTACACCGGAGCATTCCCGATCGAGCGAACGATCGATCACCTCGGCCCCATGACACGCACTGTCGCCGATGCCGCGCTCATGCTCAGCGTGATCGCCGGACCCGACGGCGAGGATCCGCGGCAGCCCGGTGAAGTGCCCGCCGTGAACTACCGGGCGGAACTGACGGGCGCGGTGGAAGGCCTTCGGGTGGGCATCCTGACCGAAGGATTCGGCCAGCAGGAATCCAACCCGAACGTTGACGAGTTGGTCCGATCAGCTGCGCACCGGTTCAGCGAAATAGGTTGCACCGTAGGCGAGATCAGCGTCCCCTGGCACCGGAAAGCGTTTCACATCTTTACCGTGGTGATTACTGACGGCGCCGCGTATCAGATGCTCGACGGCAACGGGTACGGGCTCGGCGCGGACGGCAGTTACGATCCCGAACTCATGGCGCACTTCGCACGCCAGCGGCTGATCAATGCCGACGAACTCGCCAGCACCGTCAAGGCGACCGCGCTGTGTGGCCGCTACGGCCTGACAACCCTCGGCGGCGCCTCTTATGCCAAGGCGCGAAATCTATTGCCGCACGCGCGTGCCGCCTATGACGACGCGCTTGACCAATACGACGTCCTGGTGATGCCGACCGTGCCCGGCACCGCCGAGGCCCTCCCGACAGGCGGGCCGCAGGATTTTGCACTACTGGCCCATGCGCACGGCAAGGCCATCAACACCTCCCCCATGGACGTCACCGGGCATCCCGCAATCTCCGTTCCGGCCGGCCTTGTCGACGGCCTGCCCGCCGGAATGATGATCATGGGCAAGCGATTCCACGACGCAACAGTATTGAAGCTGGCGGACGCATTCGAATCCCTCTGCGGCGGGTTCCCTAGCGCTCCGGTGATGCCGACTAGTTGA
- a CDS encoding methyltransferase domain-containing protein: MNHQPRAVYTHGHHESVLRSHSWRSAQNSAAYLLGHLRPGIAVLDVGCGPGTITADIAERIAPGQVTAIELKQEILDVARTAAKARNLANITFVTSDVNALDFPDDTFDVVHAHQVLQHVADPVGALREMKRVCAPGGIVAARDADYAGFIWYPQLPGLDRWLQLYRQAARRNGGEPDAGRRLLSWAQRAGFDDISPTGSIWCFATPEDRNWWGQTWAERVLRSDLARPLVDSGLATPVELQDISATWRSWAHAPEGWMAIPHGEILCRV, translated from the coding sequence GTGAACCACCAGCCCCGGGCCGTCTACACCCACGGCCACCACGAATCGGTGCTGCGCTCGCACAGTTGGCGCAGCGCGCAGAATTCCGCGGCCTATCTGTTGGGGCACCTACGTCCAGGCATCGCCGTACTTGACGTCGGTTGTGGACCCGGAACAATCACCGCCGACATCGCCGAGCGAATCGCTCCCGGTCAGGTTACGGCCATCGAACTGAAGCAGGAGATCCTGGACGTGGCTCGTACTGCGGCCAAAGCGCGGAACCTGGCCAACATCACTTTCGTGACGTCCGACGTGAACGCGTTGGACTTCCCCGACGACACCTTCGACGTCGTGCATGCGCATCAGGTGCTGCAGCACGTCGCAGATCCCGTCGGGGCGCTGCGGGAAATGAAGCGGGTCTGTGCACCCGGGGGCATCGTCGCGGCCCGAGACGCCGACTATGCGGGCTTCATCTGGTACCCGCAGCTGCCGGGCTTGGACCGATGGCTGCAGCTCTATCGCCAGGCGGCCCGGCGCAACGGCGGCGAACCGGATGCGGGTCGCCGCCTGCTGTCCTGGGCGCAACGTGCGGGGTTCGATGACATCAGCCCCACCGGGTCCATCTGGTGTTTTGCCACGCCCGAGGATCGCAATTGGTGGGGTCAGACTTGGGCGGAACGCGTCCTTCGGTCGGACCTGGCCCGCCCCTTGGTGGACTCGGGACTTGCCACACCGGTGGAGCTGCAAGACATTTCCGCGACATGGCGGTCCTGGGCGCACGCCCCCGAGGGCTGGATGGCCATTCCGCACGGTGAAATCCTGTGTCGAGTTTAG